The Montipora capricornis isolate CH-2021 chromosome 6, ASM3666992v2, whole genome shotgun sequence genome has a window encoding:
- the LOC138053872 gene encoding piggyBac transposable element-derived protein 4-like encodes MASNSEDDFSAEDSSSSSDLSELSNNALEELFDSDDNEDDFAGFPFDLPENMTWEKRRIDMNTEPFQLTPGPTVNLPDSGRAIDFFMLYFTEEIMGKIVEFTNKNAQSKGVQNWRPLTAAELKAFLALLIISNDIIVVPRDERYFLSSAETRLFQIPGFKNVLSSRKRFFELKSYVFFCDPEHQRSEEERKDPLYKVRGIYNSIVQKFKELYNCSREISIDEAMVPFKGRVAIKVRMPDKPVKFGVKFFELCDAKTGYCKNFSMYAGKDDRAVGAIGKTGQVVMDLVAELHNTNHHLYVDNFYTSPVLFLLLKERGILAAGTARPRKGYPHDQLKETVLQKRGDVAWLTEKDRKMTALRWKDKTDVFFLSTIHPPPVVPAWVENDDSGTDADDEIDTADVVCRRVKVRGNWVSIKIYRPQIVKSYNEFMGGVDLCDQMTAVNKSKKQKRWYLRVFIKMVLLCIYNAYIVEGHKRNHNAAGRRKRDLLSFKEDLCLQLVGNFSQERIAEASNKRKRSVDTPEPARLVNVGAHFPFKGEGRNHRCVVCERKHFLSKKTNPNNPSPRHKTTFKCSQCDVYLCIGEGGANCFYDYHSKEDFLS; translated from the coding sequence ATGGCTTCAAATAGTGAAGACGATTTTTCTGCAGAAGATTCGTCGTCTTCAAGCGATTTATCGGAGCTAAGCAATAATGCTTTAGAAGAACTCTTCGATAGCGATGACAACGAGGATGACTTCGCAGGTTTTCCGTTCGATTTGCCTGAAAACATGACCTGGGAAAAGCGGCGGATCGATATGAACACAGAGCCATTTCAACTGACACCAGGCCCAACGGTGAATTTGCCTGATTCTGGTAGGGCTATTGACTTTTTCATGCTCTATTTTACTGAGGAAATCATGGGAAAGATCGTTGAATTTACCAACAAGAATGCGCAGTCGAAAGGAGTTCAAAATTGGCGTCCTCTCACTGCCGCCGAACTGAAGGCATTTCTTGCCCTTCTCATAATTTCGAATGACATCATTGTTGTGCCACGCGACGAACGGTATTTCTTGTCATCTGCAGAAACAAGGTTGTTTCAAATTCCGGGGTTTAAAAATGTTCTGAGCTCTCGAAAGCGTTTCTTCGAATTGAAATCTTACGTCTTCTTTTGTGACCCGGAACATCAGCGATCAGAGGAAGAGAGGAAGGACCCGCTGTATAAAGTGCGAGGTATTTAtaattccatcgttcagaaatTCAAGGAACTCTATAATTGTTCACGTGAGATATCAATTGATGAAGCTATGGTGCCATTCAAAGGAAGGGTGGCTATTAAAGTAAGAATGCCAGATAAACCAGTCAAATTTGGCGTGAAATTCTTTGAACTTTGCGATGCCAAGACTGGATATTGTAAGAACTTCTCCATGTATGCTGGAAAGGATGACCGTGCGGTTGGTGCTATCGGCAAGACTGGTCAAGTTGTAATGGATTTGGTGGCAGAGTTACATAACACAAATCACCATCTCTATGTTGACAATTTCTACACCAGTCCAGTTCTTTTCCTGTTGTTGAAAGAGAGAGGTATTCTAGCAGCGGGAACTGCAAGGCCAAGAAAGGGCTACCCACATGACCAGTTGAAAGAAACTGTGCTACAAAAGCGTGGAGATGTGGCATGGCTCACAGAGAAGGATAGAAAAATGACAGCCTTGAGGTGGAAGGATAAAACAGATGTGTTCTTTTTGAGTACCATCCACCCTCCTCCAGTGGTACCAGCCTGGGTTGAAAATGATGACTCTGGTACTGATGCAGATGATGAGATAGATACAGCTGACGTGGTATGTAGGAGAGTAAAAGTTCGGGGTAACTGGGTCTCCATAAAGATTTACAGGCCACAGATTGTCAAGTCCTACAATGAATTCATGGGGGGAGTTGACCTCTGTGACCAGATGACAGCTGTAAACaaatcaaagaaacaaaagCGGTGGTACCTTCGTGTTTTCATAAAAATGGTCCTTTTGTGTATTTACAATGCCTACATTGTCGAGGGCCACAAGCGCAATCATAATGCAGCaggaagaagaaaaagggaTCTTCTGTCATTCAAAGAAGACCTTTGTTTACAGCTTGTTGGAAACTTTTCTCAAGAAAGAATTGCTGAAGCttcaaacaaaaggaaaagaagtgTGGATACACCAGAGCCTGCACGGCTTGTAAATGTTGGCGCTCATTTCCCCTTCAAAGGAGAAGGAAGGAATCACCGATGTGTAGTTTGTGAAAGGAAGCACTTcttatcaaagaaaacaaatccaAATAATCCTTCCCCTAGGCACAAGACAACTTTCAAGTGCAGCCAATGTGATGTGTACTTGTGTATTGGAGAGGGAGGGGCAAATTGCTTCTATGACTACCATTCAAAAGAAGACTTTCTAAGCTAG